TGGTATAAGTCGGATCTTCCAGGAATACACCTGTAATCACAGCATTATGCTGAATACCCATTTTCACTGCATATTGCAGGGTGCTGTCTGAAAACTTTAAGCCATCAAAAACAGCCAGTATCTTTTTCATAAGTATGCATTCAATGATGAGCAATAAACACAGGTTCACTAATCACCTTTATAACAGAATTGGCATGACTGGGCCGGAGGAAATTAGATATCATATTGCGGCCATACGCACCCATTACTATAAAGGCTTTATCACGTTCAAAAAGTAATTCCACCAGGCCCATTTCTACATTACCTTCTGTAGACAGGAAGTCCAGGTAATTATAATGTGCATGCATCCATTCGCGGAATTTATACCTTTCTTCAGGGCCTACGTCTTCGGGGTTAATACTGATCACAACCGTCTTCAGGTCATTGAACTGCGGAAAGAGATAAGTAAACTGTTTGATGGCATGAATAGAAGCCGCCTTACCATCATAGGTAAACACCAGTTCGTTGATTCCTTCAAAACTGGGTGGCATTATCACCACAGGGCATTCTGCATGGCTCAGTACATCTTTCACAAAATCAGAAGGAGTGTCTTCCCTGTTAGCTGTAAAGGAAGTACCTACATTCAGCAAAATAAGATCGGCATACCTGCTTTCCACGATCAGTTCTGCCAGTGGGTTACCCCTGTCTCTGTGCACAGCACATACTATTCCCTTGTTTTCACAAGCTGCTTTGAAACGTTGAATATTAGTATCACAGGTATGTTGCTTCAGTGAAATGGGTTCCTCTGTCACATTCAATCCTGCGTTGACGGCGGCAGTTCTGATCATACTGTCCGTACGCATTTCGGATTCATCATTTTCCAGGAAAATGGCCAGCAGTTTTGATTGGGCAAGCCCGGTGATATAGCCTGCGAAATCGAGGTTTTCGAGATGCAGATCAAGTGCATCTGCAACAAATAAGATCTTTTTCATAACGATGAGGTTTTCAGATAAAAAAGGATGCCAGTGCTGCCTGGCAACACTGACACCCACAATCCGGTTATTGAATTACCACGTGCCTTGTGCCATTTGCTTTTCGGGCTTCTTCTGTCTTTGGCAGGTATAACTTGAGGATACCATCTTTATACTTTGCTTCTACCCTATCTTTTACGATACTGGCAGGCAGTCTGAAACTCCTGGTGAAGCTACTGTAATTGTATTCCTGTCTGGTGGGGGTTTCTTCTTCATCTTCTGTTTCGGCACTGATAGTGAGTACATCATTGTCAATGTCGATCCTGAAATCATCTTTATCCATGCCGGGAGCTGCTACTGTAAGTTTAAACTGGTCTTTTTCCTCTGTAATATTTACAGCAGGTACGGTTGCAGTAAAAGTTTTACCGCCATTAAAATCGAAGAATTCTTTCCAGGGTTTAAAATAATCTTCAAATACGGAAGGCAGGATGGAAGTTGCCTTAGTTAATTCCTTAGACATAGTTACCTCCTTGTTTTTAATAATTGTGAAGAATATTGGGATTATGATTTCTAAATTTCAGGGCCTTTTTACAATATGAATTTACATTATCTTTTATACTGAAAACAATGATCCGGAGTACATGAAAAATTGATTTTCATCACCATGTCGCCATCGTTACGGATGCATTGTTCAATACCTGCTGAAACAATTTTTCGACATCATCTATATGACACAATGCGGTGCCCGGGCGTAAGGTGGCGGCTGTACCACAGGCAATTCCATAGCGTACTGCGCCCAGAAATCCGGCTCCTTTGGAAAGCTTCAGTACAATGCCTGCCAGCATGGAATCGCCGGCACCTACCGTACTTACAGGTTTTACAAGCGGAGCCGGAATCATCACCTGTTCATCTTTGGTTACAAGGATACATCCTGATGCACCAATAGATACAACAACTGCGGCACTTTGTCCCCGGTTAATAATTTGCCTGGTTGCCTGGTACACCTCTGTTTCGGTGATGCCAGGATCACCAATGTATGCACCTAATTCAGACAGGTTGGGTTTTATAAGATACACCCCTTCCTGGAGTGCATATTCCAGTGGCTTCCCGGCTACATCCACGATTAGTCTCGCCCTTCTTTTTTTAACAATCGCTGCAATCTCTCCCATAATTTCAGCAGGCATACCCGGCGGTAAACTGCCACTCACTACTATGAAATCATCTACGGAACTCTTACCTATTATGTCCAGACAGGGCCGCCATTCCTTTTCACTCACGGTTGGTCCCGGCATACCAAAACGATATTGCTGTCCGGTAGACACATCCATCACTACCAGGTTTTCCCTTGTCTTTCCACTAATAGTCACGTTAATAGCATCCAGGTGCTCTTTTTCTATCAGCGATGAAAAGAAGCGCCCGGTATAACCTCCGGATAAATACACCGCCGTAGAATGCTCTCCCAGATTCCTGATTGCACGGGATACGTTTACACCTCCACCGCCCGGTTCAAATACAGGTGGGGAACAGGCTAGTTTCTTTTCTGGTACAAGGTGCCCGATAGTGGTGCTTTTATCAATGGCTGGGTTAAATGTGAAGGTGATAATCCGATTCATAACACTGGTTTTAGTTTTTCAGGAAATCGTTATTTAACTTTATTGTATACATCGTCGTAGAACCTGATCTCACTTTTGTTATCAGGCCAGGCTACTTCATAGAGGATAAAGAGGGGCACTTTTTGCTTCAGGGGAAAAATAAGTTGTCCTTTGTCAGAGGCCAGCTCACAAACCCTGGCCGGGGCATTTTCCAGGAAGGGATGCAGACCGGGTTCAAGCATTGCCGCCAGCGAGTCTACATTCTCCACCCGGATACATCCATGGCTGAAATACCTGCCATTGAATAAGAAATAACTTTTATTAGGGGTATCATGCAGATACGTACTATAAGGGCTGAAAAAATTGAGCTTGATAATACCCAGTGAGTTGTCGCAACCAAATAATTGCCGTAGTCTATAAGGGAAGTTTCCCTTGTTCAGTTGTTGCCATTTGATAGTAGCAGGATCCAGGACCTTCCCTGTTTTATCCAGCACCTGGTAATTGCCATATTCCAGGTAATCAAGCGGAGCATCCTTAATAGCCGGTAATAATTCCCTGACAGCTATATCATGCGGCACATTCCAGTAAGGGAATAAAATGACCTCATGTACCTGGCTGATAAGCGGTGTAGTCGGCGTATTGGCTTTCCCTACTATACAACGTGTATAAAACAATACGCTGTCTTTATGGAGATAAAAGAGGTTCGCCGCAGGAATATCGACTACGATCACCTTCTGCTCCTGTTGAATACTATTCAGCCAGCGCCAGGTATTCAGGGCATGCCTCAGCTCATACAAGCGCTTTTCAACAGGAATATTCAGTTCTTCGAGTACCCCTGGCCGTAACTTTCCATCTTCCATCATTTCGAAAGTACGCTGCGCAATCCGGAGTGTATTCCGCAGGGTATCTTCGTCCGCAGCATAATCAAGCGTGTCCGTAAACCCCAGCTGGTAAAATCTTTCCAGGAGCGGGCGATTGGTACTGTCTAACAGATTGCTGCTAATGGGAGGAACCAGCCTGTTTTTATGCCGCTCTAGTAAAGCAAGCCGTTTCTTAAATTCCGCATAAACCTGGTTATGAGGCTCCAGTCTGCCAGCCAGGTCAGCCAAGCGACCTTCTGCAATAGCGGCCACTATACTGTCTCTTACATGTGTGCTCCTGGGCTGGTAACTGATGCCATCGTAGCTAACCCGGTTTTCCACGCTGCCATATGCGATATCAGCATAAAAGGCAATAGCGGCGTTCGTCAGTTCCCGTTCTATTGCCGCTGAATCTATCCTCCCCACGTTCGCATGAATGGCTATAATGGTTTTGTATGCATAGTCATGCTCATCGAGCCCATACAGGGATGCCCTTGCAAATTCATCACAGAGGATCTGCCGGTTTGCACTATCAGACAGCCAGGGTATAGACTGCCCCTGTGCCGGTGGCAGTAAGCATAACAAAAGCACCCATATGGCCAGCCAATATTTCATACCTTATGCGTAATGAGCAATGAAAACAGGATACTTATTCTCATGAATATCACTGATACAAAAACTTTTCTTAAAAATATCTGACCAGCCAGACCTGCCAAATGCTCCTGTCACCAATATAGGGTTCTTAATATCCTGCAGCCAGGTATGGAAATAATCTAGTTTCCGGAGTTCCAGCTGCTGGAATGTAAGCCCGTTAAAATGCCCTGCTGCCAGTTCTTTTATATAGTCCTCATCCGGTAGCGTATTATGCAATTTCCGGGTAGCATATACCAGGGTTGTACTCCCCTCACATAGATCCCCAAAGAGATAGGCGAACATCTTAATCGCAAATACAGAAGACCGGGTACCATCATAGGCGAGGATCACATTTTCAGGGAACCCAAATTTCTCGGGGGCAACGATCACCGGGCATTCCGCATCATGGAGAATATCCCGTATAAACTCATCTGCAACATCATGCTGCAGGTACTCGTAAAACTGCTGGCTGCCTATAATCATTAAATCTGCAAACCGGCTTTCCCGTTGTAATCTCTGCAGGGAATAAGATGAATGATCTCTATGCACACGGAACTCGATCCCGTTACGGGTACATTCATACTCAAAGCGCTCAACATTTTCGTCTAACTTATTCTCATCGATTTCCATTTGTATAGGCATGTACATACCACCTCCGCCTAGTACATAATTTTGTTCACTAAAATCAAAAGCTGGTAGAAAAACGCCAATCAGTAAGATCTTTTCCTGTTCATTTAGTCTTTTTGCCATTTCATATGCTCCATTCGAATAATGCGTGCCATCAAAGGCAATTAATACTTTTTTCATGGCCGTGGAGTTAAAAATGAATAAATGGGGAACAACTAAATTTCCGAAGATCCGGCACGACCAAAAATGATCTTCATCATCGAAAAACCTGATATTCATAGCTTCCCGGGCCGCAATATCAACGAAATAAATGACGAATGTCATTGATTCGGCCATCTCCGGGGGCTTACCTTCGGATAGAAATACGACGAGTTCCACAGTTACGATTGCAGTGTCGGTTCAATTTGTTGCCATCCCTTTTATATATAATATGTGCTTTTTTCATAACCAATAATTCATCGTTAAAGAAAGATAGTGACCGTAATTGCTACCTTTCTTTTTTATCAAATTGAATGATTGTATTCGCTATTCTACCAATTTGTCATTTTTCACTATAACTCATTTCATAATTACCATTTAAGTTTAAGTATTGATTATCGGTTACAAATACCCGCTTATGAAATGAGTGCTACAATCACCTGTACCCGTATTGAGAATTTCCCGAACACCGCCCAATACATCTCAAGGCCAGTCCGGCATTGTTTTTCGGACTGGCTTTGTAATATCCGGGCGCTGCTGATCCGGATTACTTTTTGATTTGACAGGAATCATTTCTATCCTTTGATAATGAACGTAACTTTTCATCCAACTACACCCCAACAGACTGGAAATGCGAACTGTTTTATTAACGATTTAATAAATTCCATATGAAAAATTCAATCAACATATTTTTCATCAAAGGAATTCAGATTAAGCTGCACTGGACATTCCTGTTGTTCATTGCATGGGTATTATTCATGCAGGTCATCGCCAGGGAACCTCTTCATATTGCACTGGTGACGATGGGTGAAATACTTGCCGTATTTATGTGTGTACTGTTGCATGAACTGGGGCATGCCTTTGCCGCTATCTATTATAAAATTCCCATCAGCGAAATCCGCTTACTGCCTATTGGTGGTCTTACCCTTTTCACAAAACAACCCGCCAATCCCACGCAGGAAGTAGTGGTCAGCCTGGCAGGACCAATAGTGAATCTATTGATCGCCCTGGCCATGATTCCTTTTATACCTGCAGGAACCGAATACTGGAATTTCAGCAATATGATCAGCAGTATTCACGCCGGCAATTTCTTCCATTTCATCTATAATATCAATGTATTGCTGACCCTCATTAACCTCCTGCCCATCCTGCCTTTGGATGGAGGAAAACTCTTAAAGGGCCTGGCAGGCTTTATATTCAAACCATACCCCGCGTTCCGCCTTACCCTGACCATCAGTACAGCAGGGAGCCTACTGCTGACCATAGCCGGGCTGCTTACAGGCAACCTGTTATTTATCTTATACGGCTGTTTCCTTCTTTTTACATCCACAATTGAAAAGAATAATTATACCATCAGCTTTTTACTGAAAGATGAAACGGTGTCAGATGTTCTGTCGCAGGACTACAAAACCATAGATATGCACGCGGCACGCGAAGAAGTGCTGGCAACCATTTGTTCCGGCAACGACAGGTATTATGTATTGACGGACGATACCGCGCTGGTGGGCATCCTGGATAAGGAAACGATCTTAAGCAAACTCTTGTCCGAAAAGAAAGACATGGCCTTACAGGACATTATAATTCCGGAGCTGCCGGCCATTAGTGCAGATAGCAGGATAATGGATGTATGGGCCGGATTACCGGGAAAAGCAGATTTGATTGTACCCGTCACTTCACCGGCAAAGAAAATAATCGGGGTCATCAGCAGGGATAATATCATTGGCTTTCTGCTGAACCGTATGCAGGCCCAACATAAAAAACAGTGGCACTGGCAATAGGCCCGGCCCTGATGTATACAGGAGCAGGAAACTCATTGATGGCATAAAAGCGCTACGCCAATAAGTATGCCACCAGTCAAAATGAAAATACTTTACTGGCGGAAATACGAAAATGTGACGCAGCAGATCATAACGATAAAAGCGTTACTTAAAAGCTATCACCTTAAATATGCCACAATGAAAAACGAAACCAACACGCTTGTCTATCTCGTAGAAGATGATTCAGATGACCAGGAAATATTGGTAGCTGCCATTCATCAGATCAACCCCTGCATCACGATGCAGGTATTCGAAAATGGGAAAGAATTAATGAACCGGATAGATGAAGATAACTGTTATGATAAACCCGCTCTCATTATAATGGATTACAACATGCCTTACTTTACAGGTGCAGAGGTACTAAAAAAACTAAATACCCTGAACCGTTTAAAAGGCATACCGAAAGTGATCTGGAGCACCGCCAGCGACATCCTTACCAGGAATGAATGCATCAGCAATGGTGCAAGTAATTATTATGAAAAGCCATATAATGTTTCAGGGTATTCTCAGTTAGCTGCAAATATGCTGGGATACATCATATAAAACCTAAAGTTATGAAAGCACTTGTTTATAAAAGTACCGGACAGGTAGCCCTTGAGGAAAAAGCAAAACCGGGAATCATAGCGCCGACAGATGCCGTGATAAAAATAACAAAGACGACTATATGCGGTACAGATCTGCATATCCTGAAGGGAGATGTAAAGGAAGTTGCCTACGGCACCACCCTGGGCCACGAAGGAATTGGGATAGTAGAAGAAACCGGTAATGCTGTCAGCAATTTCAAAAAAGGAGATCATGTCCTCATCTCCTGCATCACCTCCTGCGGCAAGTGTGAATACTGCAGAAAGGGAATGTATTCGCACTGCCGGGAAGGAGGCTGGGTACTCGGCCATCTCATAGATGGTACCCAGGCAGAATACGTACGAATTCCATATGCCGATACCAGTTTGTATCACATACCTGCTGATACGAATGATGAAAGCCTGGTTATGCTGAGCGATATATTGCCTACAGGCTACGAATGTGGTGTGCTAAACGGGCAGGTACAACCGGGAACCACTGTAGCCATAGTAGGTGCAGGACCGGTAGGCCTGGCAGCACTCACCACCGCACAATTCTTTACACCTGCAGCTATCATCATGATTGATACAGATAATAACCGCCTGGACGTTGCCAAATCAATGGGGGCTACACATGCTATCAACAGCAGCCAGGAGAATGTGATCGAAGCAGTCATGGCACTTACGGATTACGAAGGGGTCGATACAGCTATGGAAGCGGTAGGTATACCCGCCACCTTTGAATTATGCACCCAGCTGATAAGGCCTGGTGGCAAAGTGGCCAATATAGGTGTACATGGCAAATCTGTATCCCTGGCGATGGAAGAACTGTGGTCTAAAAACATCACGATCACTACCCGCCTGGTAGACACCTGTACAACGCCTATGCTGTTAAAAACGGTGAGCAGTAAAAAGCTGGATCCCTCCGCTTTTATCACCCACCGGTTCACACTCTCCGACATAGAAAGCGCTTATAAAACGTTTGGGAATGCCGCCAAAGAAAAAGCATTGAAGGTGATCATTAATAATGAATATTAAAAACTATATACAATGAAAAAGATACTTGCAGTAATAGATGCGGTAAACTTTAAGGAATCACAGCTGGATGTCATTACCTCTATTACTTCCCTGCAGGAGAACGCACTGACCCTGTTGTTCCTCGAAGACACCAAGAGCGCCAGCCAGCTATTGTCTGCCACCTCCCTCGAAGGCTTTACAGCAGGCTACTATGAAAAAATAAGGGAAAGTGAACATGAAAAACATGAGTTAATTGAAGATAACTATACAGCGATAAAAAAAGCCTGTAAAGAAAAAGGGCTCTTCTGTACAATTAAAAACATTAAAGGCGTAGCAGAAGATGAAGTGATTAACGAAAGCCGCTTTGCCGACCTGCTCATCATCGGTAAAGCCCTCTCTTTCCCATTCCTGTATGACACCGACCCAAGTGGCTTTGTCAAAAACATACTCATTCATGCAGAATGCCCGGTGATGGTGCTGCCGGAAACCCCACACCTGATTAATGGAGTAGCACTCTGTTACAATGGCACCTACGCTTCTATGTACGCCATCAGGGAGTTTGCGGCCTTATTCCCTGCATTGCTGCTCAAACATACCGAAATATTATACGTGTGTGAGAAAGGTGAGAAAAACATTCCGCAAAAGGAACACCTGCAGGAATACCTGAAAACATATGACACCCATCTCAGTTATAAAATACTGAACGGGCAGGCAGACAAGGCTATACAGGAATACCTGGACGAAAAGACGAACCTGATAGGCACCTTCGGCGCATACGGCCGCAGCAGGGTATCCAGGTTCTTTAGCAGCAGCAGCGCTGACAATATATTACGCAACCTGAAAGGCCCCGTATTTATTACGCATCCTTCTGGACATTGATGATATCCGGGGGATCTGCTTCCCCCATATTTCTTAGCACTCATTTCATAAAAAGTAATTATGAAATGAGTGCTAATTACTTAACTGGTTTAATTTCCTTATATCCAGCAGGTAGATCACGCCATGCCTGATCTCAATGAGATGCTCATCCCTGAAGTCTGCCAGGGTACGGGCAAATGATTCTTTGGCCACGCCGGCCAATGCGGCAAGGTTGCCCCTGCTAAATTTTATCCCTACATTCTGATCACCGGCTACATTATATTTATTGAATACCGTCAGCAAAGTGTCTGCGGCTCTTTTCCGCAATGAATCATAAGCCATTCTCAATAACTGCAGCTCCTTTTCTTCAATCGTGTGGGTAAGCATTTTGATCATCTGCTCCCTGGCAAATTTCTGCCCCATCAATTCTTCAAAATCCTGGACAGGAATGACCGACACGATAACCTGGTCGATGGCCTCCGCAGTATCATTATAACGGCTCCTTTCCAAAACAGGGATATAGCCCAGGAAATCGCCTTCCTTAAACAGCCCCGTAATCATCTCCTTACCATCCTCATCTATCCTGTATGCCTTCACGAATCCCTTCAGGATAAAATAAAGACAGGAAGGATGGGTGCCTTCCTGGTAGATAATCTGCTTATTCTTAAAAGTCCTGATATTACGATCCCTGATAAGATTCTTAAATGGTTCCGTATCTTCTGCGGGCAACCTATCAATGGTTGCCCCACCTGCTTTCAGGGCAGCAGACCTGGTGTGAGCCGCCTTTTTTAACTGGCATTCAATAGCACTCAGTAATTCTGACGGATTAAATGGTTTGGTAATATAATCATCCGCTCCCATTTCCATTCCTTTTCGGATCTCTGCACGTTCTGCTCTTGCTGTGAGAAAAATAAAGGGGATCTTAAAGGGTTTCTTTTCGTTGTTTAACATTTGTAAAACAACAAAGCCATCGAGGATAGGTAAAGACAAATCACATACAATCAGGTCTGGCTGACGTGTTTCCGCAAGTATAATTCCTTGCTTTCCATCAGCTGCTTCCAGCACCTGGTAGCTGGCCATTTCCAGCACCTCTGCAATATTTTCCCTGATTGCCTGATTATCTTCAATAACAAGAATAGTTGCCATGTCCGGGGTGAATTACGCTGGTAAATAAGGGGTGTATTTTACTTAAATAAGGGCTTATGTGTCAAGTTCGGTTTGATTGATAAACGCCAGGAAAAAGAATAAATTAATTTAATAAAAAGCAATCACTTGTACAAAAATATAGTAAAATTCTATTCCCCTAATAATATATGAAAAATACGATCATATTCCGGTGGGGGGCCCCCGGTTATTCCCTTTTTTATGGCCATCCTGATTAAGGTCAATCTAATTTTTCAAAATTGTTCATATTTTTAAAATCTTGCATTTACAATCAAATTCACTGAGAATGAGAAATAAAGTTATTATACACCTATTATTGTCAGCCTGGGGACTTCTATTCTTTTCATTTGTTAATGCACAGACAACCATACCACAGAGCTATTTTAAACTAACTACCTCCAATGGCCTCATTGTTTCGGTCTATAATGAAAAAGCAGGAGGTATCGACTACGTCTATCCACATATTTTTACCAATACTGATTCAAGCCATTATGTAAATCCCTTTATAGGGAACATAAAACTGAGCAGCGGGGAGAAACCTCTCCGAACAGGTTACGTGCAGAACACACATGTAATTTTGTCTGAATTTAAAGACTTCAGCGTCTATTATACAGCTTCGTTTAAGAACCACGATAAAGTCTTTTATATCGTTGTCCGGGGCACAAAAAAGAAAATCGAAAACCTGAAATTCGATGCTGAAATGGGAGCCGGGAAGCAGGTATCAGGCATAGATCATCTTGAAAACTCCCTACAGGACTTACCCTGTATAATAGCGGGTAATGCGCTTTCAGGTTCCCTTATCAAACAATATAAAGGTGATATCTATGAAAAATATTTTCTATACTCATTTACTGATTCCCTGCATAAAGACGGCAATATTGTAAAAAAAGCAGTCAAAAATATCATGTCTTCTCCCGGCTCATTAATTGACACCGAAATACAATATATGAGGAAGTTGATTGACAACTGTAAATTTCCTTCAACCTTGTCTGGAAAAGAACGGAATATTTTAGAACAGTCCGTAACGATGCTGAAAATGTCGCAGGTGTCAGATTATGAAATATTTCCATACTCCCACGGACAAATCATGGCCTCTCTACGCCCGGGCTTATGGCATACAGCATGGGTGCGTGATGCTGCTTTTGCCATACAGGCGATGACCAGGCTGGGCATGTACAACGAGGCAAAAAAAGGCCTGGAATTTATGCTGAAAGCGCCCTCCAATAAGTATAAGCATTATATCTATAAGGATGGTAAGGATTACGGACCCGGAATGGATTACCAGGTATCACTTACCCGCTATTTTGGTAACGGAAATGAAGAGTGTGATACAAACGACGAGGGGCCGAATATAGAATATGATGACTTTGGATTGTTTTTGATTGCCTGTTTAGACTACGTGAACCGTAGTCAGGACTGGGCATTTTATAAGAAATGGAATAATATAGTCACACATAAAGTAGCAGATGTGATCATTCATTGTATGGAATCCAATAATCTCATTAAAGCGGATTCCGGCCCCTGGGAGCATCACCTCGCATTGACAAAACAATACACCTTTACTTCAAGTGTCTGTGCCCGCGGATTAGAATTATTCAGTGATGCACAAAAGAAGCAGGAACTACCCTTTGAGAAATATAAAGAAGCCGCTGGAAAAATAAAACAGGCCATATTAGATCATATGCTGGTTGATCATAAATATCTTAAGGGGAATGCTGATGACATGAATATTACCGACCACGAATATTGGGATGGCGGTTCCTTTGAACTTTTTGCCAACGGACTAATAGCCGATACCAGCCTCTTTAAATCCCACATGGAAGCATATGATCAAAGACTAAGAATAAAAGGAGAACGACCTGGCTATATCCGCCTCGAAAGCGGTGACCCTTACGAGAACCAGGAATGGGTTTTTATCAATCTCCGGATTGCTTATGCATATTTGAAATTTGGGAGTACCAAAGCTGCTAAACCACTGATTGATTATATCACCGAACAAGCCACTGTAAATCACAACACGATTCCTGAAATGATCAGCAATAAATCCCAGATGGACAAAGTAGCTACCCAAAAACGTGAAATCGAGGTTTGGTGTAATTGCGTTCGTGACAATAGTGATATGTATATAGGCATGGTACCCATGGTGGGCTATGGGGCGGGAGCCTATACATTGTCCCTGTTGTCATTTTATGGAATTAAATAGTAACAACATGGATATAGAAGTATGCAGCTCTTATGATGAAATAAGTGTAAAAGCAAAAAATATAATCATAGAAAAGCTTTGTAGTCAAAGAGCCCTGCACCTCTGTGCTGCAACCGGGGGAAGTCCTACCGGGCTTTACAAAGAATTAGCAGCAGAATATATAAAACACCCCGGTCTGTTCGACCGGCTTCATATTACCAAACTTGACGAATGGGGAGGTATAGACATGTCTCATCCGGGAACCTGTGAAACATATCTTCAAAAATACCTAATCCAACCGTTAAAGATAGCAGGAGACCGGTACCTGTCATTTCAGAGTAATCCGGAAGATCCCAAAGCAGAATGTAATAAAATCAAAAATGAATTATGTCGTTTGGGAGGGATAGATATCTGTATTCTCGGGCTGGGAATGAATGGGCATCTGGCACTGAACGAACCCGGTTGCGTTCTGGAATCTCAATGCCACGTTGCCCAACTTGATCTTCAATCCCTAGCACATCCAATGCTGGGCGATGGAGAAAGACCAAAATATGGTTTAACCTTAGGCATGGCAGAAATTCTGCAGGCCAAACAAATTATACTCCTTATAAGCGGAGAAAAAAAGAAAGATATAGCATTGAAGCTGCTATCTTCAAAAAGGGTAACAACCTCCCTGCCAGCATCATTTGTCTGGTTGCACCCTAATGTTAAATGCCTGGTAGACAGTGAAGCGTATACAGTAATAGATTGATAATAAATAAACAGATGATCATTCAAATGAAAAAGCAATTATTCTTCTTAATAATAACAGTTTTTCTAACTCTTAATATTAAAGCACAGCAACAGGAAATCAACACAAGAGTTGAAAATCTTCTGTCTCAGATGACCCTGGGCGAAAAAATCGGGCAACTGAACCAGTATAATGACGATGGGGCAGCTACCGGACCAGTAACAATAGACGGAGATAAAGAAAACCAAATCAGACGCGGTGAATTGGGGTCCATGCTGAATGTCTTTACAGTATCCCGTATGCGTCAGTTTCAGGCGATTGCCCTGCAATCACGCCTGAAAATCCCGCTTATGTTTGGGCAGGATGTCATCCATGGGTACAAAACAACTTTCCCGATTCCATTAGGGGAAGCTGCCAGTTGGGATCTGGACGCCATTAAACGCTCCGCGCGGATAGCAGCAACAGAAGCTTCCGCAGGCGGCGTGCAATGGACATTTGCGCCAATGGTTGACATCAGCCGGGATCCACGCTGGGGAAGAGTAATGGAAGGCGCCGGGGAAGACCCCTACCTTGGATCACTCATCGCAAAAGCAAGGG
This window of the Chitinophaga sancti genome carries:
- a CDS encoding response regulator, translated to MKNETNTLVYLVEDDSDDQEILVAAIHQINPCITMQVFENGKELMNRIDEDNCYDKPALIIMDYNMPYFTGAEVLKKLNTLNRLKGIPKVIWSTASDILTRNECISNGASNYYEKPYNVSGYSQLAANMLGYII
- a CDS encoding L,D-transpeptidase family protein is translated as MKYWLAIWVLLLCLLPPAQGQSIPWLSDSANRQILCDEFARASLYGLDEHDYAYKTIIAIHANVGRIDSAAIERELTNAAIAFYADIAYGSVENRVSYDGISYQPRSTHVRDSIVAAIAEGRLADLAGRLEPHNQVYAEFKKRLALLERHKNRLVPPISSNLLDSTNRPLLERFYQLGFTDTLDYAADEDTLRNTLRIAQRTFEMMEDGKLRPGVLEELNIPVEKRLYELRHALNTWRWLNSIQQEQKVIVVDIPAANLFYLHKDSVLFYTRCIVGKANTPTTPLISQVHEVILFPYWNVPHDIAVRELLPAIKDAPLDYLEYGNYQVLDKTGKVLDPATIKWQQLNKGNFPYRLRQLFGCDNSLGIIKLNFFSPYSTYLHDTPNKSYFLFNGRYFSHGCIRVENVDSLAAMLEPGLHPFLENAPARVCELASDKGQLIFPLKQKVPLFILYEVAWPDNKSEIRFYDDVYNKVK
- a CDS encoding site-2 protease family protein encodes the protein MKNSINIFFIKGIQIKLHWTFLLFIAWVLFMQVIAREPLHIALVTMGEILAVFMCVLLHELGHAFAAIYYKIPISEIRLLPIGGLTLFTKQPANPTQEVVVSLAGPIVNLLIALAMIPFIPAGTEYWNFSNMISSIHAGNFFHFIYNINVLLTLINLLPILPLDGGKLLKGLAGFIFKPYPAFRLTLTISTAGSLLLTIAGLLTGNLLFILYGCFLLFTSTIEKNNYTISFLLKDETVSDVLSQDYKTIDMHAAREEVLATICSGNDRYYVLTDDTALVGILDKETILSKLLSEKKDMALQDIIIPELPAISADSRIMDVWAGLPGKADLIVPVTSPAKKIIGVISRDNIIGFLLNRMQAQHKKQWHWQ
- a CDS encoding Hsp20/alpha crystallin family protein: MSKELTKATSILPSVFEDYFKPWKEFFDFNGGKTFTATVPAVNITEEKDQFKLTVAAPGMDKDDFRIDIDNDVLTISAETEDEEETPTRQEYNYSSFTRSFRLPASIVKDRVEAKYKDGILKLYLPKTEEARKANGTRHVVIQ
- a CDS encoding 1-phosphofructokinase family hexose kinase; this translates as MNRIITFTFNPAIDKSTTIGHLVPEKKLACSPPVFEPGGGGVNVSRAIRNLGEHSTAVYLSGGYTGRFFSSLIEKEHLDAINVTISGKTRENLVVMDVSTGQQYRFGMPGPTVSEKEWRPCLDIIGKSSVDDFIVVSGSLPPGMPAEIMGEIAAIVKKRRARLIVDVAGKPLEYALQEGVYLIKPNLSELGAYIGDPGITETEVYQATRQIINRGQSAAVVVSIGASGCILVTKDEQVMIPAPLVKPVSTVGAGDSMLAGIVLKLSKGAGFLGAVRYGIACGTAATLRPGTALCHIDDVEKLFQQVLNNASVTMATW
- a CDS encoding molybdopterin-binding domain-containing protein, whose amino-acid sequence is MKKILFVADALDLHLENLDFAGYITGLAQSKLLAIFLENDESEMRTDSMIRTAAVNAGLNVTEEPISLKQHTCDTNIQRFKAACENKGIVCAVHRDRGNPLAELIVESRYADLILLNVGTSFTANREDTPSDFVKDVLSHAECPVVIMPPSFEGINELVFTYDGKAASIHAIKQFTYLFPQFNDLKTVVISINPEDVGPEERYKFREWMHAHYNYLDFLSTEGNVEMGLVELLFERDKAFIVMGAYGRNMISNFLRPSHANSVIKVISEPVFIAHH
- a CDS encoding universal stress protein, whose protein sequence is MKKVLIAFDGTHYSNGAYEMAKRLNEQEKILLIGVFLPAFDFSEQNYVLGGGGMYMPIQMEIDENKLDENVERFEYECTRNGIEFRVHRDHSSYSLQRLQRESRFADLMIIGSQQFYEYLQHDVADEFIRDILHDAECPVIVAPEKFGFPENVILAYDGTRSSVFAIKMFAYLFGDLCEGSTTLVYATRKLHNTLPDEDYIKELAAGHFNGLTFQQLELRKLDYFHTWLQDIKNPILVTGAFGRSGWSDIFKKSFCISDIHENKYPVFIAHYA